The Culex quinquefasciatus strain JHB chromosome 2, VPISU_Cqui_1.0_pri_paternal, whole genome shotgun sequence genome contains the following window.
gtcattttcattactagtatcaaaaccatgaattttgatacccattgcccaaatttgtatggttccgtaaatgtcctcccggtagaaccttcccacagggcactggccaccgggtgtggccaatcctgccaaaatggtcattttcattaccagtatcaaaaaccatgaattttgatacccatattgcccaaatttgtatggttccgtaaatgtcctcccggtagaaccttccctcagggcaatggccactccgggtgtggccaatcctgccaaaatggccattttcattactagtatcaaaaaccatgaattttgatacccatattgcccaaatttgtatggttccgtaaatgtcctcccggtagaaccttccctcagggcactggcctctccgggtgtggccaatcctgccaaaatggtcattttcattaccagtatcaaaaaccatgaattttgatacccatattgcccaaatttgtatggttccgtaaatgtcctcccggtagaaccttccctcagggcaatggccactccgggtgtggccaatcctgccaaaatggtcattttcattaccagtatcaaaaaccatgaactttgatacccatattgcccaaatttgtatggttccgtaaatgtcctcccggtagaaccttccctcagggcaatggccactccgggtgtggccaatcctgccaaaatggtcattttcattagtagtatcaaaaaccatgaattttgatacccatattgcccaaatttgtatggttccgtaaatgtcctcccggtagaaccttcccacagggcactggccactccgggtgtggccgatatcctaccaaattgttcccaataatttcggtattccggtgaccgttctggctaccgtcaataacttcttggacctcctctcaagttcgtgcaccacctgcgtgtgtgtgtgtgagcaataaaattcccaacgtaaggtccgtctttgatgaaagtctgatggacactaaatcctccagaggctaacttttagcttaaatagttttcacggcatctacgcaacagaaacagaatgtcacgccgagggcttgcgacggtaacgctacattttcgaaaaattttgcattgacaccgcagatagagctttaagacaaagtcctttgtcaaaaaacactctgaaaaagtgttcgtgaaaacactaagaacgatattattcgtaaaagcaaacttgacatttcgtttatcgtttaacaaaacaaaattgaagaacataatgattttgttcaaatcacggtttattttatgaatacttttaaacgtgcaagtcataagcactctgatagcattttgtaaaatctgttagctgtaaaaacgacacagttttatattttatatttaatttatccaatgacagtttttgttataccatgttgtcatatcggcaaagtgtacggatttttgctcagcaggagttggtagccttaatgatgaatttgttcatttttaatAATCTAATGATATTAAAGGAAAAGATTCAGACAAGTTATTGGAACAAGTTGTTGGAACAAGAGCAAATATCAAACTGTTTGTTGAACAAAAcaacttttattaaaaactaGGGAAATACGATTTACCTAGCTGTAGCCTGTCATTAGAAATCGAGCAATAAGTGTATCATTTCCACATGTAATGATATATGAGTGCAATGAAAAAAGTTGCCATGCGGATTACAGAGAATCAAAATCAAACTGACTGTACTGAATAGCTTGAAATTGATACATGGATGAAGCAGCTGTCCCAGTTCGTTCCGACTCAACCCACTTTTGAATGGTTCGGTGTAATAATTTATCTAAACATATATTTATAAACTCTGACATTTTAAATTCATACAATTTTTATCATCAATAGGACATTTAAACAACTTACAAACCAGAAATCCTCATCGGAATGGTGTCAACGTAACACTCTCATGTATGCATTCAGTCAAATCGCTGGTTCTGTTTGTCCACCAAACATACCGTTCAATATAACCCATGTTCACATGGTGGTTTACCCACTTTGCTGAACAGCAACCCAGAATAATGAATTCTGAATAAACAATCCACGTATTTCCTATAAATAACCACTCTCAAAGTTTCACAACGTTTAGTCCATTCTCGGTTCCCAAAAAGAAGTGATGAACAAGTTAGTTTTGTTCACCCTGGTGGTGTTGTGCGCGGTTTGCTACCTCTCCTCGGTAGATGGTAGTCCAGATCCCAAACGgaagcatcatcatcatcgtcgtcacgACTCTTCGGAAGAGAGCAAAGAACGCCCCAGCCGGCGTAAGAACGGAGGACATCGCAAGGGTCAACGCAAGGGATCCAAAGATCGAGATTCGTCCTCCTCGGAAGAGTCCAAGGAGTCCGGCGAGAAGCAGCACCGCAGAAAAGGTCCAGGACGTGGCAAAAATAGAGATCGAACGAGTACGACTACTTCAACGACGACGCAGTCAACAACTAGCAGTTCGACTACGACAACAACCCCAACAACAACGCAATCAACCACACTGTCAACAACTCCGTCTACAACGCAATCAACTACTCAATCGACCACACCATCAACAACTccgccaacaacaacaacatcaacgaCAACGCAATCAACCACAACAACCAGTTCTACGACTCCAGCGAGCACGGCTCGAACGACCCCGTCCAGGCCACGTGACCGGGATGAGCAGGAAGGAGGAAGACCCCAGAACAATAATGGAAACTCAACT
Protein-coding sequences here:
- the LOC119767276 gene encoding integumentary mucin C.1-like codes for the protein MNKLVLFTLVVLCAVCYLSSVDGSPDPKRKHHHHRRHDSSEESKERPSRRKNGGHRKGQRKGSKDRDSSSSEESKESGEKQHRRKGPGRGKNRDRTSTTTSTTTQSTTSSSTTTTTPTTTQSTTLSTTPSTTQSTTQSTTPSTTPPTTTTSTTTQSTTTTSSTTPASTARTTPSRPRDRDEQEGGRPQNNNGNSTPSGREERERNSTPRNN